The nucleotide window ACCAATTGGATTTGTTAGGAAGGATGCTGACTGATAGTAAAGCAGCTTTGGAAGTTTTGGAAAGTTTAAATGGAGCTGATTCAAAGAGCATTCTAGTGAAGATGTTGCATGAATTTAATGAGCCAAACAGTGAGCCTTACCTATCAATGATGCTCAAGGCTTATTATGCATACCAATTATCTGACTTGAAAAGTAGATGCCGAATATTTGTTCCCAAGGGTCGGGTCTTGGTAGGTTGCTTGGATGAAACTGGTCTTTTGAATTATGGCCAAGTATTTGTCCGCATAACCGTGACAAAAACTAGGGAAAAATTTGGAGATGAAAACCTAAGGAAAGTGGATGGGGATGATAACACATGTATAATAGTGGGAAAGGTGGTGGTCACCAAAAATCCTTGCCTTCACCCAGGAGACATCAGAGTCCTTGATGCTATCTACAGTGAAGAATTAGAGGAGAAGGGTTTGAGGGATTGCCTTGTATTTCCACAAAAAGGACATAGGTATGTGTATAATGAACTGCATTTACAATCCCATTTGATTGCAATTGcaaccatttttttattcaacataGAATTATTACATCTTTTACATTTATCTTTGGTCCTGTGTGGTGTCATTGACTACCATGAGTCATTTTTAATCACGTGCCAACAAAAGAAGGAGATGCAAACTGTAGGATGAGAGATACAAGGGGAAAGGAGGATGTTGTTGTTGGCTAGACTATCACAGTATCATTTGTCATGTAGATTCCAGAACTTGCAGCATCTACTCGCATtgcgttttcatttacttttgcaaaaacaaaaatgttatttttactgTCTCAACAATTTGGTGTCCTTAGTCATCATCAGTTTTTTATTGTCTAACGATGCCAACTGGTTCTAGTTCAATGGGTCTATTAGGTTACTTTAAGCTTCCttaaatgtttgaaaaaaaaaatttacagtgagatttgtttatttatacacATCTCTGAAGATTCAGATGCAGAGTTTCTAGTAGTACCTTTTATTATTTAGCTCgtgattaattttattatgaagCCTGTAGTCCTAGTGTAGTTGGCTTATCTTTGACCTGTCTAAGGATGCCAGATACTTATCACCTAACCCCAATGtcatgaaaagagaaaaaagtttatatgattatgcatattatattgtatgtaatttaagaatatctttaattttttagcctcttttttattctaaaagtcCAAAAGCCCAACCCAGATTTTAAACCAGCTCTGAATTTGTCCTTACTGGCCTATGGGCTTAACTTCGAAGTCCTATATTTTTTAAGACTGGTTGAGCTCAGGCCCACCTGTGTTCTGCATCAAGAAGCCGCTATATTATCATTGATGTTTATTGCTGCTAATACTTGTTGGTTGGCCTGCAGGCCTCATCCAAATGAATGCTCTGGAGGTGATCTCGATGGAGATTTGTTTTTCATAAGTTGGGACAAAGATCTAATCCCATGTCAAACTGAGGCTCCAATGGACTACACAGGAAGGAGGCCCCGTATAATGGACCATAAAGTGACCCTAGAGGTAATTTTCTACgaagttacaatttttttttaaagaaacattgataaatgAAAAACTGCTTCCTCATTTGTTCTTTCCTGGGTGAGCAGGAAATCCAACAATTCTTTGTTGATTACATGATCAATGATACTTTGGGTGCTATCTCTACTGCTCATCTAGTTCACGCTGACCGTGAACAAGATAAGGCCAAGAGTAGAAAATGTCTGGAATTGGCAGAGCTTCATTCCATGGCTGTCGACTTTGCAAAGACTGGAGCACCTGCTGCAATGCCTAGAGTTCTGAAACCAAGAGAGTTTCCAGATTTCATGGAGAGGGTTGACAAGCCTATGTACATCTCCAAGGGGGTACTGGGAAAACTTTATCGCGCCATAATTGAGTCACAAATGCAAATAAGATATAGCTTTGTGTGGTCAGAGAAGCATGCTGAAGAAGCATATGACCGTAGCCTTGAAGTGAATGGTTTTGAGGCCTTCCTTGAGACAGCATCAACTCACAAAGAAATGTATGCAGAGAAGATGAGCAGTTTAATGGACTTCTATGGTGCAGAGACCGAGGATGAAATGCTACTTGGTAACTTGCAAAACCGTGCTTCATATTTGCAGCGTGATAACAGGAGATATGGTGATATGAAGGATCGGATTCTGCTCTCAGTGAAGAACCTTCAGCGTGAAGCTAAAGAATGGTTTGAAACTAGTTGCGAACCGCATGAATATAAGCCTATGGCATCTGCATGGTATCATGTGACCTATCACCCCAGCTATTATTGCCGGGAAAGCCCATGCTTTCTAAGCTTTCCATGGATAGTTGGTGAGATTTTGCTGCAAATAAGGTCTGTGAGCAAAGGAGTTCACAAATGAAGGCTTCCTCTAATGCTGtgtgcatttttattttgaaaaaagaagaaaaaatctgaAGCCGTTTGTGGTGGATAACATGTATATGCAGATGTTGATTGAAGGTACCACCTTGTCTGCGAGAGTTTCCTTTTgcaaaatattattgttatcaATATTTGGcattataaaaatttactaGCCGTATATGTGATGTTGATGCCAGTGGCTTCATCTATAACCAGGTTCAGCGAATCAAGTGGGTTGGGTTACTCCAAAACCGTTTCACCAAAATTCCGGGTTTGTAGGATCTGGTTACACCCTGTTCGAGTTTATTAAAGTCAATTTAAAACGAGTATTGAAAAGAGTGTCTCACTTtcctaggtttttttttttttccgtaaatacaccttttttctcttaatttttttttcaatctaggTTACTTTACACTTTAATTTCCAATGTATATTACTTGagactttctctctcttttttattttttttaatttaaaatattataaaatataaatattatattatataatttttttaattggttttaaaattacttatttattaaattaaattttataattttgttttttattttttaaagaaaaaatatatagataagaaaaaataaaaaaattgaataaaattataatataattttttagttattttgtatatatttttgtagttaaatttatgtgttgtaagatattttttttgttatgttcgttaataaaaaaaagaaaattagttagtaatattaaaataaattaaaaaatatagtaaaataaaattgatacatctatcttatacaatagacataaaattttaaagaataataaaagttatattaaaaatatttttaaaaaatttattaaaaatatctttaaataaaaatatattaaaaatatctttaaaaatatttatttaataattatttttggcttaagtgataagaattgatatttttattatttatgtcttgttaaatatgaactattttttataataaaaatatattaaaaatatctttaaagatatttaattagcAATTATTTTTTGCTGTTACTTAATTAATGTGATAAGAATATGAGAGTGGAGAAAGAGAAcgacaaaaaatttatattttataatattttaaattaaaaaaaaaaagaaaaaaagtcttAAATAGTGTATATTgagaattaaattacaaaagtaatgtagataaaaaaaaagacagaaaagaaaagaaaaggtgtatttacttaaaaaaaaatccactttCGTGTATGAAGCCATCATATAAATCTCAAATCCTGCACATTATACCACCTATTAGGAGACAAACTTTCTTAAGTAAATTCAGATTATTCTGAGATTGTATAAATAgagcatttaaaaaaaacatttcttcaGCTTGGGATTTTACAAAAAGTGATtcgttatagttttttttttatttttataaaataactaaatttatgttttgtaaAGTTAGACTGATGcattaaaatatcttaaaagtaaaatatccaAGTCATAATTTAGAA belongs to Glycine soja cultivar W05 chromosome 5, ASM419377v2, whole genome shotgun sequence and includes:
- the LOC114411945 gene encoding RNA-dependent RNA polymerase 2-like isoform X2, with protein sequence MKFGPRIYKKKTGADVAAKFRGDRYRFCKEDFEFLWVRTTDFSPLKSIGHSTSFCWEIVEEHLALDVFKSFPLYKENLRDLALEDGEEFCSSTEAVPLVKRASQSKLPYEALFQLNSLVHTQKISLASVDDELIDLLAGLDEETRAVIFLKLHKMSFTCYEPLKFVKTQLHVLSNKKKGLPQSSQKRLTDSNIMSCHRALITPTKIYCLGPELETSNHVVKHFASHASDFMRITFVEENWNKLPTNAVSTGVQKGLFSKPLKTEIYKRILTILRDGIVIGSKRFEFLAFSASQLRSNSVWLFASNDNLKAADIREWMGCFNNIRSVSKCAARMGQLFSSSMQTFEVVSQDVEIIPDVEVISDGVSYCFSDGIGKISQSFARQVAQKLKLDHTPSAFQIRYGGFKGVIAVDRRSFRKLSLRSSMLKFESKNSMLCVTKWSESMPCFLNREIISLLSTLGVKDEVLLAMQHDQLDLLGRMLTDSKAALEVLESLNGADSKSILVKMLHEFNEPNSEPYLSMMLKAYYAYQLSDLKSRCRIFVPKGRVLVGCLDETGLLNYGQVFVRITVTKTREKFGDENLRKVDGDDNTCIIVGKVVVTKNPCLHPGDIRVLDAIYSEELEEKGLRDCLVFPQKGHRPHPNECSGGDLDGDLFFISWDKDLIPCQTEAPMDYTGRRPRIMDHKVTLEEIQQFFVDYMINDTLGAISTAHLVHADREQDKAKSRKCLELAELHSMAVDFAKTGAPAAMPRVLKPREFPDFMERVDKPMYISKGVLGKLYRAIIESQMQIRYSFVWSEKHAEEAYDRSLEVNGFEAFLETASTHKEMYAEKMSSLMDFYGAETEDEMLLGNLQNRASYLQRDNRRYGDMKDRILLSVKNLQREAKEWFETSCEPHEYKPMASAWYHVTYHPSYYCRESPCFLSFPWIVGEILLQIRSVSKGVHK